The nucleotide sequence AATTAGTGTTAGCTTTTGGTAAAGAGAAAAACAACTGTTAACCTCTCTCTTCTGTTTGTTATCAATTCTAGATACTGATTTTTGTCGGATCTTTACGTTCTAGAAGAGCCTTTATGGAGAATGCTACGAGAATATTACTGAAAAATTCTCTTTTTCTGCTTTGCACAGAGTATTGATTTTCTGTACATCCTTTTCACGTCTTTGCACAGAGTTCCACACTAGGATTTCTGCTTGCCCAAAAGCATTTCACAAATCCTCTTGTCGCCACCCCTTCAGCTGTCAGCGTTGTCTTCATGGTGGTATGACTTTCACCTGATACCTCATCAGCATGCACTCTCTAACCATTTTATTACGGTGACTAATCATACTTCATCTTCATATTTTGACAGCTTGGTGGGAGTGCTCTTGCTGTTTTCTGGAGGAACAAGCCGATTCCTGCCGATGACAAAGATGACTTCAAAGAGTGAGGCAACTGCTTGATTCTTGTTCTTGGTTGCCATTAAAAGCCTGAAGCTGTTTATTTATAGATGCATAACTAGCATCTCTGATCCCCCTCGGATTGTTGTTCGGTTCGTAGTATTTGATCATCCTGAACTTGCAAAACTATTAATCTGAATAAATCACAGATGGTTGCCCATCGTAGATCATTGTTGGTTTATTCTAAATGCCTTCTATTCATTCAAAGTTAACAATGACTTGTATCCATAGATGATGCACTACGTGATGCTGTTATCACATCCAACGTCGATGAGCGTTCTTCGATCGATGGGGCCAATTACAATTTGCTATGGGAAAGTTGAAACTCGAACATGATCCAATCTGACGGAAAAATACACGTGAAGAAGGTGTCGGATATATTCTCGAATCAATTGCTCTCAGGCTTCTGATTCACAGCTAGAAAATTAGGAAAATATGCATGAAAATTTACAGGTAGTAAGCATATACGGCGCAGTCATTTTCTACAAAATGTCTGTCAGAATTAGTTCTCGATCTCTGCCAAAAAACAATTTAGTTTGGTGAGTGATCGCTTAGCAGTGTTTGAGGGATGGTGGTTTGGAATCTATCCGTGGCTGAGGGAGCCCCATAGCAACAGACCATTTGTCGACTTCGATGTGAGAAGGACTGATTAGGAGTAAATAGACATTAATTTTCAATTATGAACTTAAACTGTCGtgaatttattttgtttattttttaaaaaatagatgtTCTTAgctttttgtatctctttttattCCAATGTCATACGTATCTTTTGTCATTATTTATCGTCTTTATCCCATCCTGAGGTTCTATCATTTCTTCACAAGGGTGATAAGGTGAGGGACAAGAAAGAGAGCATGAAGATCGAAAAAGATGAGAAGGAGAAGAATAGTCTGTGCACAAACAGTGTGAGAAAGGACGAGACATAACTTTGAGAATGTgattgtgtgcatcatgtaatagtaaaGAGTCACGATTAAAGATATTAGAGGAAATAAATATGGAAAGGAGCTTTACGACGAGATGACGAGTGGCAATGATATTAGAGGAAATAAATATGGAATCAAAGGAGCTTCACGACGAGATAACGAGTGACAATGATATTAAAGGAAATAAATATGGAATCAAACGAGCTTCGACCGGATGACGAGCGAAGGGAGGGGAGACATTTAGGATATTAGAGGAAATAAatatactaaataaaaaaaatgagaataCCTTTcgagaaaagcaaaaaaaaaaaaaaaaaaaaaaaaggggctccacgcaaagaaaaaaataataattaaagacaCTAAAACCATTGGTTTCAGGTCGCTTTTGTTGACAGGTGACTTTGTCCTTACGACAGAGCTAAACGACTAATCTAGACATGCAATTAGATAGAGGACTTCTCTCAATAATACATCACAGAGTCAAAGTCGGACCACTCCGTAACACACGTAATTTGTCATATGAGAGGCGGATTTAATGGGACATAATTGAATGAACGGCAAGGATTCATTTTTATCCCaccacaaaaaggagaaagaattcaATGTCACACAGCGCGTTGTTGTCCCCTTCGCAGGCATAGCGGGTGGGTCATCATCGGCCGCACTCTTCCCAGACCGATAAATGGTGCATTGCACGCACTATCGTCCACTACTACCATCCGAAGAAGAGAGGCCTCGGTCTTGGAGAATAAGCATTATTTTCTGGTCATTCTCTTTTTTGATGTACTTCTGTCGTTCATATCAGACTAGAGGAGCTGCTACGCTGGCACGGAAgttgatctttttttattatatgtaattatatagtattcttttttttttttttaatcttcaacttctttttaagacctctctctctctcttttttaatcCTATATCTTGTATGATTTCCGTTATCTTTAGGGTTTGGGTGGGAGGAGAAAGAGGGGGGAAGGAGTGGTCTGTCGATTTGATCCGTTGCCGTTCGCTGCGGAAGCAGAGCCGAGCGGAGACGCCGTGACATCTCGCCGCCGGTGGATCGAGCGAGATTTGAGCCCTCGGAAAACGGCGGACTTGGTCCTGGAATCATGTCGCAGACCAATTGGGAAGCTGATAAGATGTGAGTTTTGTTTAGTTAGGCTATGGACTCGCTTGATTGCTCCCCTCTTTGTTCGGTCCTTCGTTTGGGTTTTTTCAGGATTCGAGCAGCGTGATGTGTTTCCTCGATTTCTTTCTGGAAAAAACTCTTTTTTTTATCGGCCTTGTTGGCTTTTTTTGGATGTCTGCTCGTTGTTCGATTACCAACGAATGGATTTGCTCCTGATGATTTTAGTTCTCTGCACTTCtgagttgttgttgttgttgttgaagacATGCTTCACGGTGAACCATATCTGGTTTTTTCTTGTTCTGTGGGCACCTTTGCATCCCTTTTTTTCTTCTACCGATGGAAAATTTGGTGTTTTTCTGATACTGGGGAACCAGGTTGGATGTGTACATCTACGATTATTTGATGAAGAGAGACCTGCAGGCGACTGCAAAGTCCTTTCAAGCTGAAGCCAAGGTGTCGTCGGATCCAGTGGGTAGGTTGCGTAGCGTTTAATGGAACTTGTGGTGTTTATGCTTTGGAGTTCTCCCGCTCATAGATTGAATACTGGGATTGGCCTTTTCTCAGCTATTGATGCTCCTGGTGGTTTTCTGTTCGAGTGGTGGTCTGTGTTCTGGGATATTTTTATTGCAAGGACAAACGAAAAACACTCTGATGCTGCTGCCTCTTACATCGAGGTAATATTCTCTAATTCTCGTCCCAGTATGTTGTGTTAAAAGTTCATGAAGACTTGACAAAAGTGTCTCTCATTTACCTGGGTCTCTTTGCTTGTGCTAATCTTGTTGTCTCTAGTGCCTACTTTGGAGCATGTTGGGGCTCAAGGCCATGGCCCAACTATTCTGTTACTGTCTAGTCTGTATTTGTTGTCAGAGGACCTACACAAACATTCCAGTTAACAACAGTGATTCTGCAAGCTCAATTTGGAAGATATAGTTTCCTCCTGTTTTTGTCTTACTACCAGAAATGCTTTTGCCAGGTGGTTTTCTTAGATGAAATTTAAGGTGAAATGATAAAGATGCCCACGAATAGAGTTTGTATGCTGATCCTTGGAATAGAGTTTGTATTCCCTTAGTTTAATGTAATTAATGGCAATTGATTCAAACATCCAAGTTGAATTATGATGCCAAACTCAAGTTTTAAAAGAAAtacagcagcaacaacagcaacCGTCTCAATGACAGTGGAAGCAATAAGAACAAGGGCAACCTAGTGCAAAAGGTTCCCATCAGCGTCTGGGTGGCTAGCAGCAAGAACAATAAAAATAACAATTTGGAATTCACTATACTATTTTGGAGAAACTTTGCACACAGTTTTCAATCAAGAAGTGACATGAGAAAAAAGTTGCAGCTTATGGCTACCACCATCTTCTGGAACctgacacacaaacacacacacacacagatacatgcctatatatatttatgtatatatatgtatatatgtaaagtGCTGGTCCATAAAATAGATTGCCTGTGATCTTTTTAGTCTGAACATCCATGTTGGTTCTGTTGCTAGACTCAACATCTAAAGGCAAGAGAGCAGCAACTGCAGCAACCAtctcaacagcagcagcagcaacaaattCAAATACAACAACTTTTATTGCAGAGGCAGGCGCAGCAacagcatcagcatcagcatcaacaacagcagcagccacAGCGTAGAGAGGGATCTCAGGTTTTGAATGGCAATGCCAGTGGGCTTGTCAGTGCTGATCCCTTGATGCGCCAGAATCCTGGAACAGCTAATGCCTTGGCAACAAAAATGTACGAGGAACGGCTGAAGTTGCCACTTCAAAGGGATTCTTTGGACGAGGCATCGATTAAGGTGCTCCAGAATGATGGTTTTGTTTCCCTTGAGAATTGAGATGTGCATCTTCCATGTTATCGACAAATTATTATGTTCTTTTTGCAGAGATTTGGTGAAAATGTGGGTCAGGTCATGGACCCAAACCATGCTTCCCTGCTGAAGTCAGCTGCAGCCCCTGGACAACCTTCAGGGTATGCTCACTTAACAATTTTGAAATTAGTGTGTGCTCAGTTTGCAGCAGACTTTTGCACTTTTATTTGATAATTACATGTCTATGTCAACACAGACATAGATACCAAGACCCATGTATATTGTCCTGATATGCATTTGTGCAAATTGTGCCGTTTAATACCTATGCATTTCTGAACCGTTTACTGGTTATTGTGCATGCTTTTGCTGGTGCTTAGTTTTAGATTTAAAGTGCTGTAAATAGATTTTGAGATCTGTCATGAAATGCTTCCATTTCAGGCATGTTTTGCATGGTTCGGCTGGTGGTCTATCAGGACCTCTGCAGCAGGTTCAGGCTAGGAATCAACAGCTTCCTGGATCATCACAGGTTTGTTTTATAAACATGACATTGTTTCACAATGTATTGCTAATGTTATAATTCTAACATGAACAGGACATAAAGAGTGAGATTAGTCCAGTTCTGAACCCCAGAGCTGCAGGTCCTGATGCTTCATTAATTGGAGTTCCAGGTAGTCTCCTCTAAAAGTTTGATTTTTTTGTAAAATTAATTATGTTGCCTTTTGGTTGATTCTTCGAGGCTTTTTTGGTTGCTGTCTCTAATTTCATATCTAGATTCTTTACTTGCATGCTTCTGATTTAATATGTTGTTTGAGCTAATTTCAAGGGGCTCTGATACGTAGTGTGAGGAAGTAACATATTTATATGCTTAGCTTCTCCAAGTGACCATTTGTGTTACTTAATGTCCAAACACCATTTATTTTAAAACACTTCCAGATTAACTCAGTGTTTCTTCTGTAGAGCATATGAACTGATTGTAAATACTCCTCTAACAGGGCCTAATCAGGCTGGCAACAATCTGACTCTGAAAGGCTGGCCCCTGAATGTAAGTATGCCTTTGTGATATCTGAATCCGGAAATCCTAATTCTTGTTGGTTATACTTGTTTCTTGTAAATAAATTGTGTATTTCCATACTCGAAAATTTATGCAATATGTTCTTCTTTTTCTGccttgtgtgtttgtgtgtttttttgaaagaaagaaaacataaCCTTCACTCAATCAAAGACGCATAGTTCAAATTTAAACCCAAAATTAGTGATTGCACCTGCTAGCATCTTCAGGTCCTCGCACTCGTGGCATTTCCTGTGTTCTACGTAGGTTAGCTAGGTCATGAGAAGATTGATTACAAGACATAGAAATATGAGGCTGTTGCATAACCTTAACATTCTGTGCCTCATAGAAAATGTCTATAGCAAACTCTTCAAGACCACCAAGGTTCTTGTAAATGGTCAGGGATGTGGATAAGTTGTAAAGAGTCTGATTTTACCTACGAATTGCAATTCCTTCTCTCTGAACTCTGAAAGGGGCCTTCTTTGGCTACCAAACTTCCTTCTTGTGTAGGAGATTGGGCCTTGTGAGTACGGCGTTCAGCTGCTATATTTTGTCCTGGGAAATTCTTGGAAAAATAACCAACTCCTGCAGGTCTTGTGTTAGTTTTGGAGGACCCATGACATTCCAACAACAAACTATAACTAGCAGGTGAATCATTCCTACAAGGATTCTTAGGCCTCCCTGCATCCTCTTAAGAATTCTGAATGAAGAAATATAATCATTGGCGATACCAATAGCTTTCCATAGagtgaatggttggatttggtggTTGCGTTATAGATGTTCATCATGATTTTTTCCAAAGGAGCCAAAGAGAATTTGCAATGAGGGCCCTCAGATTAAAGATATGTTGAGGTTACATTCTGGGTACCTTTTATGCAATGATCTAGTTACATATTTGTGTGCATGGCAGCATGGCTGTATATCTATTTGTTTCCTGTGTTTATTGGATGAAGGGATCAGCTTAGCTTAGTGTTTCTCTTGTTGGACTCTTCGATTAGGACTTTGGGTATATTACTGGAATGCAAAATATGTCTAGTGACATTTAATTCTTTTTCAACTTATAGGGTCTAGATCAAATTCGTCCAGGGCTTTTGCAACAGCAAAAGTCATTTATGCAATCACCTCAGTCGCTTCATCAACTCCAGTTTCTAAGTCCGCATCAACAGCAGCTACTGCTTCAGGCACAGCAAAATCTGAATTCTCCATCAGCTGCAGATATTGATAACAGAAGGCTAAGAATGCTTCTGCATAACAGGAACATGGTCTTGGGGAAGGATGGCCAGTCAAATGCCCTTAATGATGTCATTCCAAATGTGGGATCTTCCATGCAAACTCCAAGTCCTCTAATGTCCCGGACAGATTCAGATTTGCTAATAAAGGTCACAGCTTTTCCTTCTGCAATGATTATAGTTCATTCTTCACACCGTTACTTGATTGCATGGATAAAAACAAAAATCTCAACCGTCTAAATCTTGTTTCTTTTTGTATTTGCAACAGAAAATAGCTCAGTTGCAGCCACGACAGCAAAGCAGCAGCagtcaacaacagcagcagcagcttcaACAACATGCTCTTTCAAGTCATCAATCACAAAATTCAAATCACCTTCTTCATCAGGAAAAACTTGGAACAGCCAGTATGACAGTTGATGGAAGCATGTCAAATTCCTTTAGAGGGACTGATCAGGTATATCTTTTACCTTATATTGGCActgacaatttttttttaatctgttgTTAGTGTTTATATGAGACAGATAAAGATTGTGAAGGTTTTCACTAGTGTGAAAATTTCAATTATAGTTCTATAATGTCTGAAGCAGATCTGtcatattgagattttgatgtgCTTAGATGACACATTTTTCACTTGATTTTCTGTTATTGCTTGGTTgttaatatctttttcttttccgtCTTTATTTCTTAGGGTTATAATCAGTTTTTTGTTACTCTCCTTGTGAATTTTTTGACAAATGAAACACATACAGAATCTTTAAGCATCTCATGTTGTTGTTATAATCTGAAAATAGGAGCTCATGATACAAATGCCGAAGATCGTATGCTAATAAGATAAAAGGTTAGGACTGCATGGTTAGTTCTGCTTTAGTGTAAAAACAGTTTGCCTTTGATGTTTAGGCCCTTTTTTGTATTTTATGAAATGGAGATTTGTCTAAAAAATCCAAATTCTTGATTGAATTTTCCTTAacctaaaaaatttatttattctgtGAAATGATGAAACTACCATTGCTCTCACCTACTACCggagaataattttatttttttggtaaaaCCAATTCTTGTGTTGAGTGATTAATTGATGATCACATGCGAGCTGCATTGGCCATATTCCTCTACGTTGATGGGTCCAGCTTTGACACTTGCTATTCTAATGGTGCTGTATCATAGCCTGGGACTGGCATACAGCTCCTGCAAACACTTGATAGATTGCCTGGtaaataaaatttgaaaatgcatCATCCTTTAAGAAGGAAAGATGAAATGATTATTTCTTTTCTTATGTATGGGATGCAATTTCTTTCTTGTAGTCTTCTTTATTTGGGAAAGGTTGAGTGATATGAGGTCATATTTATTT is from Musa acuminata AAA Group cultivar baxijiao chromosome BXJ1-6, Cavendish_Baxijiao_AAA, whole genome shotgun sequence and encodes:
- the LOC135675647 gene encoding transcriptional corepressor LEUNIG-like isoform X2; translation: MSQTNWEADKMLDVYIYDYLMKRDLQATAKSFQAEAKVSSDPVAIDAPGGFLFEWWSVFWDIFIARTNEKHSDAAASYIETQHLKAREQQLQQPSQQQQQQQIQIQQLLLQRQAQQQHQHQHQQQQQPQRREGSQVLNGNASGLVSADPLMRQNPGTANALATKMYEERLKLPLQRDSLDEASIKRFGENVGQVMDPNHASLLKSAAAPGQPSGHVLHGSAGGLSGPLQQVQARNQQLPGSSQDIKSEISPVLNPRAAGPDASLIGVPGPNQAGNNLTLKGWPLNGLDQIRPGLLQQQKSFMQSPQSLHQLQFLSPHQQQLLLQAQQNLNSPSAADIDNRRLRMLLHNRNMVLGKDGQSNALNDVIPNVGSSMQTPSPLMSRTDSDLLIKKIAQLQPRQQSSSSQQQQQQLQQHALSSHQSQNSNHLLHQEKLGTASMTVDGSMSNSFRGTDQTSNNQTGRKRKQPVSSSGPANSSGTANTAGPSPSSAPSTPSTHTPGDVISMTQLQHNGGSSKPLVMFGDGPGSLTSPTNQLADMDRFVEDASLDDNVESFLSHDDADPRDVVGRSMDSAKGFMFNEISSAKASTNKVVCCHFSSDGKLLATGGHDKKAVLWHADDLKLKSTLEEHTMLITDVRFSPSMPRLATSSFDKTVRVWDVDNPGYSLRTFTGHSASVMSLDFHPSKEDLICSCDGDGEMRYWSINNGNCAGVFKGGTTQMRFQPRQGRYLAVAAENTICILDVETQARRHLLQGHTKHVGSICWNSSGDCLASVSEDSVRVWSFGLGSEGECMKELSCNGNKFHSCVFHPSYPSFLVIGSYRSLEIWDINENKTMTLTAHDGLIAALAVSNVTGVIASASHDKYVKLWK
- the LOC135675647 gene encoding transcriptional corepressor LEUNIG-like isoform X1 → MSQTNWEADKMLDVYIYDYLMKRDLQATAKSFQAEAKVSSDPVAIDAPGGFLFEWWSVFWDIFIARTNEKHSDAAASYIETQHLKAREQQLQQPSQQQQQQQIQIQQLLLQRQAQQQHQHQHQQQQQPQRREGSQVLNGNASGLVSADPLMRQNPGTANALATKMYEERLKLPLQRDSLDEASIKRFGENVGQVMDPNHASLLKSAAAPGQPSGHVLHGSAGGLSGPLQQVQARNQQLPGSSQDIKSEISPVLNPRAAGPDASLIGVPGPNQAGNNLTLKGWPLNGLDQIRPGLLQQQKSFMQSPQSLHQLQFLSPHQQQLLLQAQQNLNSPSAADIDNRRLRMLLHNRNMVLGKDGQSNALNDVIPNVGSSMQTPSPLMSRTDSDLLIKKIAQLQPRQQSSSSQQQQQQLQQHALSSHQSQNSNHLLHQEKLGTASMTVDGSMSNSFRGTDQTSNNQTGRKRKQPVSSSGPANSSGTANTAGPSPSSAPSTPSTHTPGDVISMTQLQHNGGSSKPLVMFGDGPGSLTSPTNQLADMDRFVEDASLDDNVESFLSHDDADPRDVVGRSMDSAKAIALSGFMFNEISSAKASTNKVVCCHFSSDGKLLATGGHDKKAVLWHADDLKLKSTLEEHTMLITDVRFSPSMPRLATSSFDKTVRVWDVDNPGYSLRTFTGHSASVMSLDFHPSKEDLICSCDGDGEMRYWSINNGNCAGVFKGGTTQMRFQPRQGRYLAVAAENTICILDVETQARRHLLQGHTKHVGSICWNSSGDCLASVSEDSVRVWSFGLGSEGECMKELSCNGNKFHSCVFHPSYPSFLVIGSYRSLEIWDINENKTMTLTAHDGLIAALAVSNVTGVIASASHDKYVKLWK